The following proteins are encoded in a genomic region of Chiroxiphia lanceolata isolate bChiLan1 chromosome 18, bChiLan1.pri, whole genome shotgun sequence:
- the RAB35 gene encoding ras-related protein Rab-35, translating to MRGGPAVSSGCLSGKWLRPEPPPPPRSPRSPRTRPPPAAMARDYDHLFKLLIIGDSGVGKSSLLLRFADNTFSGSYITTIGVDFKIRTVEINGEKVKLQIWDTAGQERFRTITSTYYRGTHGVIVVYDVTSAESFVNVKRWLHEINQNCDDVCRILVGNKNDDPERKVVETEDAYKFAGQMEIQLFETSAKENINVEEMFNCITELVLRAKKENLAKQQQQQQNDVVKLTKNSKRKKRCC from the exons ATGCGCGGCGGCCCCGCTGTCAGTTCCGGCTGTTTGTCCGGGAAGTGGCTCcggccggagccgccgccgcccccccgaTCCCCCCGATCCCCCCGCacccgccccccgcccgcggccATGGCCCGGGACTACGACCACCTCTTCAAGCTGCTCATTATCGGCGACAGCG GTGTGGGCAAGAGCAGTTTGCTGTTGCGTTTTGCAGATAATACCTTCTCAG GCAGCTACATCACCACCATTGGAGTGGATTTTAAAATCCGGACAGTTGAGATCAATGGAGAGAAGGTGAAACTCCAGATCTGGGACACAGCTGGCCAGGAGCGCTTCCGGACTATCACATCAAC GTATTACAGAGGAACACATGGGGTCATTGTTGTCTACGACGTAACAAGTGCAGAATCTTTTGTGAATGTAAAACGGTGGTTGCATGAAATTAATCAGAATTGTGACGATGTCTGCCGGATACTAG tggGGAATAAGAATGATGACCCAGAGCGAAAAGTGGTAGAAACAGAAGATGCCTATAAATTTGCTGGGCAGATGGAGATCCAGTTGTTTGAGACCAGCgccaaagaaaatattaatgtggAAGAG ATGTTTAATTGCATTACAGAGCTTGTCCTGcgagcaaagaaagaaaacttagcaaagcagcaacagcagcaacagaacGATGTGGTGAAGCTAACGAAGAAcagtaaaaggaagaagaggtgcTGCTAa